In one window of Deltaproteobacteria bacterium DNA:
- a CDS encoding SPOR domain-containing protein has translation MRYSLDPQNIIIRFLLLMAATALLLGCAPSKLVVDEWKQYAAGGDWDKSVQILQKAYNENPDDRETKILLYRAKKQASFVHLVKGEAFLEKHRYEEAIREFQMAIAFDPSNIKAEDMIKKAIALNESRHYVKKGEDLLKARKYAQAREAFLKALELNPGDEKAKKALAGFKKKEERPPHFRLKIDRETPVSLKFKNTPILNVFEVLTRLTGVNFVFDRDVQETKVTLFVTDISFDEFLSILLKTNRLAAKLVNDKTLMIYPDTPSKRKEYRDLKIRTFYLANLDVKKAVALLSKILNSKDIIANEKLNAVVIRGTEELIDVASKVIEANDRPTSEVMLNVEILEVSRSKEKNLGIEFDPSSLSIGLGEPALDFFNSASDSDSYRATGSGSLHALDRISSENILFSLPTATLNLLKQDGDTKTLANPQIRVKNSEKAQIHIGERVPLRTNRRVDTTGAVTTDFQYQDVGVKLDVKPTINIHDEITLDLTLEVSALGDNVGTTSDPQYAIRTRKAKSVLTIRPGETVIIGGLISDEERRTIRKIPFLGDIPAVGRLFSNENTDNSKTDIIMAITPIIIRSQEIPETEVSEIWSGNEGNFSLREPFESYLARKEAYSDIPEMEPSPPAPVKGPGSGQTEEKDEVNPEKPVDVKPSFPSPVLPEETPPSATESDSSRTEKHPTPLRVSASVSPPMAGPERAPDQASGPESANTEEAWPPSTPYSIQVNSFLRPDDAELRVKSLRESGYDSFTFSKYIPSKQRIYYRVFVGRFPDLKSAKEYREILLGRKQFRKDIHVVKRDWAIGG, from the coding sequence ATGCGGTATTCTCTGGATCCGCAAAACATTATTATTCGCTTTTTACTCTTAATGGCGGCGACAGCCCTTCTTCTTGGATGCGCTCCTTCCAAATTGGTCGTCGATGAATGGAAACAGTACGCCGCCGGCGGGGACTGGGACAAGAGCGTCCAAATCCTTCAAAAGGCTTACAACGAGAACCCGGACGACCGGGAAACCAAGATCCTTCTTTACCGGGCCAAAAAACAGGCCTCATTCGTTCACCTCGTAAAGGGCGAAGCCTTCCTGGAAAAGCATCGATACGAGGAGGCCATCCGGGAATTCCAAATGGCCATCGCCTTTGATCCTTCCAACATCAAGGCCGAAGACATGATCAAGAAGGCCATCGCCCTCAACGAGTCCAGGCATTACGTGAAGAAGGGGGAAGACCTGCTGAAGGCCCGAAAGTATGCTCAGGCCCGGGAGGCGTTTCTCAAGGCCCTGGAACTGAATCCCGGGGACGAGAAAGCAAAGAAGGCCCTTGCCGGTTTCAAAAAGAAAGAAGAGAGACCCCCCCATTTCCGCCTCAAAATCGACCGGGAGACCCCCGTTTCGTTGAAATTCAAGAATACCCCCATTCTAAACGTGTTTGAAGTCCTTACTCGCTTGACGGGCGTGAACTTCGTGTTCGACCGGGACGTTCAGGAAACCAAGGTGACCCTTTTCGTGACCGATATCTCCTTCGATGAATTCCTGAGTATTCTCCTGAAAACCAACAGGCTTGCCGCTAAATTAGTCAACGACAAGACCCTGATGATCTATCCGGATACACCTTCAAAGCGAAAGGAATACCGCGACCTGAAAATCAGGACCTTCTACCTGGCCAACCTGGACGTAAAAAAGGCGGTGGCTCTTCTCTCAAAGATCCTCAACAGCAAGGATATCATCGCCAACGAGAAACTGAACGCCGTGGTGATCCGGGGGACCGAAGAACTCATTGACGTTGCCTCAAAGGTCATCGAGGCCAATGACCGCCCGACTTCAGAAGTCATGTTGAACGTGGAAATCCTAGAAGTCAGCCGGAGCAAGGAAAAGAATCTGGGAATCGAATTCGATCCGTCCTCCCTTTCCATCGGGCTTGGTGAACCGGCCCTCGACTTCTTCAATTCCGCTTCTGACAGCGACAGTTACAGGGCCACGGGTTCAGGCTCTTTGCATGCCCTTGACCGAATATCCTCTGAAAACATCCTTTTCTCCTTGCCCACGGCCACCCTGAATCTCCTGAAACAGGACGGAGATACCAAGACGCTGGCCAATCCTCAGATCCGGGTTAAAAATTCCGAAAAGGCCCAGATCCACATCGGCGAACGTGTGCCCCTCCGTACGAACCGGCGCGTTGATACCACGGGCGCGGTCACCACGGACTTCCAGTACCAGGACGTGGGTGTGAAACTGGATGTTAAGCCCACTATAAACATCCACGACGAGATAACCCTCGACCTGACGCTGGAAGTGAGCGCCCTTGGAGACAACGTCGGAACCACCTCGGATCCGCAATATGCGATCCGAACCCGAAAGGCCAAGAGCGTGCTCACCATCAGGCCGGGTGAAACGGTAATAATCGGAGGCCTCATCAGCGACGAAGAACGCCGCACTATAAGAAAAATCCCGTTCCTGGGAGATATCCCCGCCGTGGGCCGCCTGTTCTCCAACGAGAATACGGACAACTCGAAGACGGACATCATCATGGCCATCACCCCGATCATTATCCGAAGCCAGGAAATCCCCGAAACGGAAGTCTCCGAGATCTGGTCAGGCAACGAGGGGAATTTTTCGTTGCGGGAACCCTTTGAAAGCTACCTGGCAAGAAAAGAGGCCTACTCCGATATCCCGGAAATGGAGCCTTCGCCTCCCGCTCCCGTGAAAGGGCCCGGCAGCGGACAGACAGAGGAAAAAGACGAAGTGAACCCGGAAAAACCGGTGGACGTCAAGCCAAGTTTTCCGTCGCCTGTGCTTCCTGAAGAGACGCCGCCTTCGGCCACGGAGTCGGACTCTTCCCGGACCGAAAAGCATCCGACCCCGCTCCGGGTCTCCGCCTCCGTCTCTCCGCCCATGGCCGGCCCCGAGCGTGCCCCAGACCAGGCATCGGGCCCTGAATCGGCAAACACCGAGGAGGCCTGGCCCCCATCCACCCCATACAGTATCCAGGTGAACTCTTTTCTTCGCCCGGATGATGCAGAGCTTCGGGTCAAATCGCTTAGAGAAAGCGGTTATGACTCCTTTACCTTTTCCAAGTATATCCCCAGCAAGCAGAGGATCTACTACCGGGTCTTCGTGGGAAGATTTCCTGATCTCAAATCCGCCAAGGAATATCGAGAGATCCTCCTGGGCAGGAAACAATT